In Paramisgurnus dabryanus chromosome 7, PD_genome_1.1, whole genome shotgun sequence, the following are encoded in one genomic region:
- the arl8ba gene encoding ADP-ribosylation factor-like protein 8B-A, with amino-acid sequence MLALINRLLDWFKALFWKEEMELTLVGLQYSGKTTFVNVIASGQFSEDMIPTVGFNMRKVTKGNVTIKIWDIGGQPRFRSMWERYCRGVNAIVYMVDAADREKVEASRNELHNLLDKPQLQGIPVLVLGNKRDLPNALDEKQLIEKMNLAAIQDREICCYSISCKEKDNIDITLQWLIQHSKSRRS; translated from the exons ATGTTGGCCCTGATTAACCGTCTCCTGGACTGGTTCAAGGCTCTCTTCTGGAAGGAAGAGATGGAGTTAACCCTCGTCGGGCTGCAGTATTCGGGGAAAACGACGTTTGTTAACGTAATCGCG TCGGGCCAGTTCAGTGAAGACATGATTCCAACTGTCGGTTTTAACATGAGGAAGGTCACAAAAGGCAACGTCACCATCAAG ATTTGGGATATAGGGGGTCAACCAAGGTTTAGGAGCATGTGGGAGAGATACTGTCGTGGAGTGAATGCAATAGT ttacaTGGTGGACGCAGCTGACCGGGAAAAGGTTGAAGCCTCCAGAAACGAGTTGCACAATCTCTTAGACAAGCCACAGTTACAAGGAATCCCC GTGTTGGTGCTCGGAAATAAGAGAGATCTACCAAATGCATTGGATGAGAAACAGCTAATTGAAAAAAT GAACTTGGCTGCTATTCAAGACAGGGAGATCTGCTGCTACTCTATTTCCTGCAAAGAAAAAGATAACATTG ACATCACACTTCAGTGGCTAATCCAACACTCAAAATCAAGAAGAAGCTGA
- the tnfrsf18 gene encoding tumor necrosis factor receptor superfamily member 18, translated as MDTVKLWFTLLCVCSGWILTLAISCDWTTQYENDGKCCQVCPSGMYPKKHCSESNSDSVCEKCPDTSGKRGCFCENKLCSDDKCSKCVAIGKCEPGFQLWRGGSFDFTYRCEPCPNGTYNDVEGGTCKPLAKCDGFKLGFAGNRTHNAQCITHEYPNHVSNKEPSSNHFSNTMMLSLAAAVCLCLVLVVYTAFQHWKHTRHVKSFQPCTHKMVLPPDACSCKLSKEEMGDEIDSKETSESDFSFKCDGHSFP; from the exons ATGGACACTGTTAAGCTCTGGTTTACACTGCTTTGTGTTTGTAGCGGGTGGATTTTAACACTGGCGATTAGCTGTGATTGGACAACCCAATATGAAAATGATGGGAAATGTTGTCAAGTCTGTCCCTCAG GTATGTATCCCAAAAAACACTGTTCAGAGAGCAACAGTGACAGCGTGTGTGAAAAATGTCCGGATACTTCGGGTAAACGGGGATGCTTTTGTGAAAACAAGCTTTGCAGTGATGATAAATGCTCGAAATGTGTGGCCATAGGAAAATGCGAACCTGGCTTTCAACTGTGGAGAGGAG GTAGTTTTGATTTCACATACAGATGTGAGCCATGTCCAAACGGGACATACAATGATGTTGAGGGTGGAACATGCAAACCCTTGGCAAA GTGTGATGGCTTTAAATTGGGCTTCGCTGGAAACAGAACCCACAATGCACAATGTATAACCCATG AGTACCCCAACCATGTTTCAAACAAAGAACCAAGCAGCAACCACTTTTCCAACACTATGATGCTATCTTTAGCAGCCGCCGTCTGTCTGTGCCTGGTGCTTGTCGTATATACAGCCTTTCAGCATTGGAAACACACAAGACACGTAAAGT CCTTTCAACCGTGCACACATAAGATGGTTTTGCCACCAGATGCATGCAGCTGCAAACTATCTAAGGAAGAAATGGGAGACGAAATTGACTCCAAGGAGACTTCGGAATCGGATTTCTCTTTCAAGTGTGATGGTCACAGCTTTCCCTGA